Genomic segment of Cytobacillus suaedae:
ATATACCCTCCTTCTAATCCCATTTTTGGTACGGTAATCGTCACTTCTGTACCGGCTCCCTCTTTACTATCAATCTGTAAGGTAGCATTGATTTTGTCCGATGCATCGTTCATTTGTAAAATGCCAAAGTGAGGTTGGTCTTGGGCTTTTATCATTGCTTGAAACAGAGAGAAACCCTTGCCATTGTCTTTTATTTTTAAAAGAATATGTTCTGTCTGATAACTTAGAAGGATATCAATCTTTGTGGCCTCTGCATGCTTAATGCAATTTTGTAGACTTTCGTTACAGGTATCAAATAATACTTTTTCAACCATCGAGCTTAATTGAACTTCTTCCCCTCTAATTTCAAACTGAATTTCCTGTTGAAATTCCGTTTTGATGGATTCAATTCGTTTGGTAATAGCGGTTATCAGGCCAACTCGTTCGGTTGGGTAGGGTCTTAGTGCATAGATTGATTCACGAACTTCTTTTAAGCAACTGCGAAGCTTGCTAACACTGTCGCCCACTAGTTTAATCGCTTCGTCTGGATGCTTGGTGAATTTACGTTGTGAGGTCTCAAGCTTCATGACTGCCCCGGCCATCGTTTGTGCCACTCCATCATGAATGTCACGAGCAATTCGGTTACGTTCCTCTAGCAAAATACGTTTTTCTTTTTCATTAAATAACATTCTCGTTTTGATAACTGCGGCAAGCTGATTCGATAAGGTAGCAATGGATCTAATATCATTTTCCTCAAAGCTTTTCACTCTGCTTCTGCCTAAGACAAACATCCCTACAGTCTCATTCTCAATTACCAGTGGAGAGTAAACGATTGCTTTTATCTCAGAGGTAAAACACTCTCCAATCCTCCCATCAGCCTTCCTTCGATCATTGTAAATACTAGGTTTTTTCATATTTTCATAGATATATAGGAGCTCGGCCGAAGGAGTATGTTCCTTAGAGACTGGCCCATCCTCCATCCGACGTTTCCACATACCATCTTCTTTGACCCAAAGAACACTTCCCTCTACTTTAATAAAATCATGAATACTATTTTTAAGAACTGCCGCCCATTCCTTTGTTGGTAGCAAGCGATTCAGTTCGGATGTTATGGAAAAAAGTGCATCCAGACGCTTCTTTTCATTTTTTAACCGAACAATTACTGAGCTAAGGAGCGAGAGACCAACTAAAGGTGAGAAGAAAAAGAAGTACGAAGCGACGTCAATTTCTCCACGATTTTGACTTCCCAGGAAAAATAACAGAGATCCATATACAAGAGAGATTGTGGCACTATTTAATTCCATCAGTGTTTTTTGCTTCCATACTGAGAAAGGATAAGGCTGTGGTCGAACAAGTAAAACGATGTCCACAAAGATGTTATTGAAAAGATAGAATAAGGAAAGTAGTAAGAAATATTCTGCGATATGACTTGTAATCGTTGTTTGTTGAAGAAAAGGGATTTGCATGTAATAGACAATTCGCTCAGCGATTAGGAAGCTTAGTACAAATTGAGCCGGATTAAAGCTAATTGTCCGTAACGGCCTGCGCTGAGCAATATTTACAACCAATACGGCTAAGGCAAAGACAACAATGGTGTTTGAAAGGCCAAATAATATGTACAACACATAGACGAAAGGAAAAACGATTGAGCTAAATCCTTTCCAAACTGGCATTGGATAATATTCACATACGGCTAAAAAAACAGTGAGAAGAATGAAAACGAGAATATCTCGTGGTTTTTCAAAAGTAAACAAACTGGTTATGATAATAAGCCATCCAACAATACTAACTGCTGTCATGTACAATTTTGAAAGCTTTTCTCTATTTTGCAAGGTCATTTTTTGTTTCACAACGTTCCTCCTGTTTGGATGGGACATGGGTTTGTTTGTGTTTGGGCTTGTTTAAGGTTTAGTTGAGTAGAGCCACTTTTCATATTATTCTGTTAATTAAATGTTAAAGGGTAACCGTAAAAAGTACAATACAAAACTTTGTTTGATTCTGGAATTCTAGGTTTTTAAATGCACGAAAAAACCCAGACTGGTCGAATGGCGAGCCACTGACCAACCTTGGGTCAAACTTCTCAAAAGAAGTTTGTTAAAACATTATCCCAAACATTCCACTCCTCCGCTATTGCTCAAAAGATATATTTACATAGTACAAAGGTAGTATGTAGTTGAGACTCAAAAACAGACCTGCTTAACTAAGCAAGTCCGAAAGATGAATAATAACTTTACCCCTTTAAAGCACCGGGGGTCAGGCCCCAGAAGACACAATTTTTACCGCTTTAAAGCGCAGGGGTCAGGCCCCGGATTTTCCTTTTAGGTTTTTGGCGATGTCTTCGATGAGATCGTTAGCGTTTATGTGTTTAAGGTTTTCACCCTTGATGTATGCTCGAAGCATGATTTGCCTTAGTTTTTCTTCGGTTATGTTGTATTTTATTTCATGGTCATGGATGTTCTCTTTCCTATCCAAGTTTCGATTCACCTCGCTTGGAGTCTCTGGTAAAAAACTATCTTTAAAATAGTTTATAGATTTTTCGAGAATGTGTGCCTGCTTATGGGGGTGCTATAATTCAAGCCTAGATTCTTTGCAGGCATTTCCATTCATTTTGAGGTATAATAAAAGGATGATGATTTTTACAAAAGGGCTTGGGGGACAACGTTCATGCTGCAAAATGAAGTATCAAAAGAACAGATTGAGCATTTTGCTGAAAAACTGCAATCATTATATAAATACGATAACGAAGTAGACAGGGCTCTCATCAAAAAGGGACTCGTTTTATACCGACAGGGCAGTGTTTACAATGTAAACCTCGTTGGAAATGAGATTGTCGGTCGGGTTCAGGATGTAACGCCTGTTGATGTTACACTTGATCTGGATTTTCTAGAGATGAGCTCTTGTACTTGTCCAACTGGAGGTTTCTGCCGACATCAATTTGCTGTGTTCTTCTCAGCCGTATCTGGCAGTGGAATCGGTGTTGGAAAGCTTTTAGATGAGTGGAAAGCAGGTGGAAAGAATAAGAAGCCGACTCTTGCTGATATTCCAATTATGAAAGCACGCGATTTAAAGCCTTTTGAAGAGGCTTCACTGGAAGGCTGGTCTGCCTTTTTTGACTCGGAATACAAGAAGTTTGTTGGAGACCGCTCGGAAAGTGATTATTACTTTATTTCGAGCATTTACCATCGTTATTTTTCAACCTTAAAAAGTAAAGCCCCACAAGGCAAGCAACATAGACGCTTATTTATCATCTATGCAGGTTTAGCTGGTATCCAAAAAATTATTGAGATTTTACCAAAGCTGAAGCTAACAAATTACCAGTTTGATTCTACGGTCAAACCGTATGTTCAAAATTTTGTGGATGCTGTTATAGATAACGCTTATGAGCTACAAGCTGTTACCATTTCTTTTTCTCTTGAACCTCTACTTGAAGAAATGCAGGAGAAGATACGAGATGGGTTGCTTGAAAATACATGGTTTCAATACGAACGTTTTCATTTGTACCGTATGCTTTGGGGTACAATTTTTAATCGAAAAAAATGGGTCGAGCGCGAGACTGAAGTACTTTTACAAATGAAAGAAGAAAATGGCTGGTCAGGTGGAATGGCTATGGCACTAGCGCATTTATCCTTCCTTTCAAAGCGTGATCAGGAAGCGATAGAGTATTTAGAATTGCTTGATACCCCTGCCATTTATTATACATTTTGGTGGATAAATGAATTATCTGAAGAAGAACAATGGGGTCGTTTACAACCTTGGTTGAATTATGCGAATGAGCATTTTGAAACATTTATACAGGGCTTGCACTCCTATGAAAGCCGTCGCCATATGACTCGGACTTTTTTAAAAATGATAACAGATTACGCATCTGAATTTGATGAGAGCTTTTATCTAAATATGATGAAAAAGCTGATGCCATATAGCTATATTGAGTTTACGACCTATTTATTTGAAGAGAAAAATTATCATGGATGGGTGGAACTTCAATTAGCCGTTGGTTATGAGATTGAAGAGCATGATAAATATATTTTAAAAATAATTGAAGATACCGATCGCCAAGCGTTATTGCCGCTGTACCATCAGGCTGTTTCAAAGGCATTGAAGCAAAAGAATCGACCTAGTTATAAACGCGCCATTCGGTATTTACGAAAATTACGGACGTATTATCGTAAATTAAAGCAAGAGGAAGCCTGGGAGGATTACATCACCAAGCTTTCTGTAAAAACAAAGAGGTTACGTGCCTTTCAAGAAGAATTACTAAATGCAAAATTTATAAGCAGCTAGGAGGTGACGTGGATGCTTGAGATTGGCTTAATGATACTGGATGCAGAATGGGTACCTGAAAAAGGCTTTTATGTTTGGTGTACGGATAAGGATAACCATACTGTAGAGCTTGATAGCTGGCGCGACCGTGTTTTCTCACGACACAAGGCATCTTTTTACGGCACTTTCCTTGAAGAAACATCGATTGGAAAACACGAAGCCGTTTTACTATCACCTTGGCTAGCGTTGGACTTTTTTGCAAATGCCCTGGATAGATCGTTGCTAACAATAGAAAGTAGCGGAAAGGTTCAAGAATACATGTTGGCTGCAAAACCATTGCATGAAGTCCTTGAATCTGGTGACTTCATCCCTGATTTTTCACAGTGGCGTGAAGGTGCATTTGGTTGGAAAACAGATGGGGAATTTGATGAGTTTTCTACGAAATGGCTAAGTTCTTCTTTAATTGATTGGACCCGAGAAGATTCAGGATTGAGAGAAGCATGGGCAGAAGTTGCTGAAGCTTTCCCTCTAGTGACAAGCACAGAAACTGATTCGTTTGTCGATGAACAGAACTGGCTTGAACTGATTGGCTGGAAAAAGGATGAAACACCGTTCCAAGTGATTTTACGTATTGATGAACCTGAAGTAGACAATGGAAACTGGAAATTAGAGACCATATTACAAAATAAAACAGATTCGGATGACCAGATGGTTTGGGATGGTGTGATGCCTCGTAGATGGGAGGCCTATGCTGACCGAGTTGAACGTGACCATGAACTATGGGGTAAAATCGTTCCTTCGTTAAAGGGTAGGTACGAGGGAATTGCTGGGGAAATAACTGAGCTTGAGGCTTGGGACTTCTTGATGGAGGATAGCCAACGATTAATTAATGCTGGTGTAGAAATTCAGTTGCCAGCATGGTGGCAGGCAATTAAGGAAGCTCAGATGGCTGTAAAGGCGAAGGTTAAAACGTCCGCTTCTACATCGGGCCGTCAATCGTTTGTTGGTTTGAAATCCATCATTGATTTTGACTGGCGCTTTTCAACCAATGGGGTTGAACTATCTGAAGATGAATTTATGCAACTAGTTGATCAAAAACGCCGCCTGATTAATATTCGAGGAAAATGGATTAAGCTTGATCCTGAATTTATGAAACAAGTCCAATCGATTTTACAAAAAGCGAACAAAGAAGGCTTGCATTTCCGAGATGTTCTTGAACAGGAGCTATTACGCGGTGAGGATGGTACAGCTGAAGGGTTTGAGGATGACAACCGTGCCTTTGCCAAAATAGAAATTCAACTGAATCGTCACCTTTCAAATATGATTAAACAACTTACCGAAATTACGGAACTTCCGAAAGTAGAGGTGCCCGCAAGTTTCAAAGGTGAACTCAGACCTTATCAGCAACATGGTGTGGAGTGGCTATTATTTTTACGTAGGTTTGGATTTGGTGCTTGTTTAGCCGATGATATGGGATTGGGCAAGACGATTCAAATGATTGCTTATTTCCTCACGGTAAAAGAACAAAATGATCAGTCGAAACCGGCGCTCATCATATGTCCAACTTCCGTTCTTGGAAACTGGCAAAAAGAGCTTGAGAAGTTTGGTCCTACATTGAAAGTTCATCTGCATTATGGGCCAAATCGCAGAAAAGGTGACGATTTTAAGGCTGCCGTCAAGGGAGCAGATGTTGTGCTCACTTCGTATGGTTTATCTCATCTCGATTTTGAGGAGCTTTCAGAACATGAATGGAGTACAGTTTGCTTAGATGAGGCACAAAACATTAAAAATGCTCATACAAAGCAGTCTCGTTCAATTCGAAAGTTACATGGAGAACACCATATTGCGCTAACTGGAACACCAATGGAAAACCGCTTAACAGAGCTATGGTCCATCTATGACTTTACGAATGCTGGTTATTTAGGTAGCTTGGGTCAATTTCAAAAACGCTACGTAGCACCAATTGAAAAAGACCGTGATACTGAAAAAATTGAACAGGTTCAACGATTGATAAGACCATTCTTATTAAGACGTACGAAGCTTGATAAAGAGGTTGCGCTAAATCTACCTGAAAAATTAGAGCAAAAAGAATACTGCCCACTAACAGTTGAACAGGCTAGTCTTTATGAACAGCTTGTAAAGGATACATTTGAACAGGTTGAACAACTTGCTGGAATGCAGCGAAAAGGACTTATTTTAAAAATGTTAAGTAAGTTAAAGCAGGTGTGCGACCATCCTGCCCTTTATCTTAAAGAAGGCCAACCTAAGGATATACTTGGGCGTTCTAGCAAGATGGAAAAGCTAAGTGAGCTTGTTGCGAATATACGTGAACAAAATGAAAGCTGTTTAATATTTACCCAATATATTTTTATGGGAGAAATGATTCGTGAGGAATTGCAGAAGCAATTTGGCGAATCAGTGTTGTTCTTAAATGGAAGTGTACCAAAGGCCCAGCGTGATGCGATGATTGAGGATTTCCAAGATGGAAAGCATAGTATCCTAATCCTGTCCTTAAAGGCGGGCGGAACCGGTCTTAATCTTACTGCAGCCAACCATGTAATTCACTATGATCGTTGGTGGAATCCTGCTGTTGAAAATCAAGCTACGGACCGAGCTTACCGAATCGGACAAAGTCGATTCGTTCATGTGCATAAATTCATAAGCACTGGAACACTCGAGGAAAAAATTGACGACATGCTCGAACAAAAACAATCACTCAACGACCAAATCATCCAATCTGAATCCTGGATTACCGAACTCTCAACCACAGAGTTGAAAGATCTATTTACACTAAGATAAAACCGGGGCCTGACCCCCAGCACAGTAACGCTGTAAAGCACCGGGGGTCAGACCCCCACTGAGGTGAAGCTGTAAAGTGCTGGGGGTCAGGCCCCTGATGACACAATTGGAAGGGTGTTGTTATGGCAGAAACGAGTAAGGTTAAGAGAAAAAACAGTCGTAAGAAAGATGTTGTTGTTAGTGAGAAGCATCAGGATAAGTCAGAACAGTGGCAGCGCTTTTATCAGTTGGTTGAACAAAAGTTGAAAAAATAAGTAGTTTAGTGGGTGGTTGCGTTTTTGGCGGCCATCCACGTTTTGCGTTAAAACATAAAAAAACCAACCTTGGTAGGTTGGCAATTTCGTAGAGGTGATGGTCCGAGGATACAATTGTTCTCTATCATTCTTATTTTGTTGTCTTGCGATTTGTTTCGAGGCTTCCTTTCGAAGGAATCTATAGCACGGAGTTTCACTTACTTTTTTGTTTCGGAATAGCCTTCTAGTATGGAGTTTATTTCAAAGAAGCGTTTGGATGTGTTATGTTCAATGGAGTCAAATCTATCACAAATTTGTTCTTGTAGTGTTTCGAGGTGTTTGCCAATACCTTTGGCTAAGGTCTCTATTCTTTCTTCAAATAGTCTTACTTCTTCATCTCTCATCTGCGACCCTCCATTTAAGTATAGTACGTTGGATTCTTACCTAATCTGATAGCTAATCTATCAACTAATTTTCTACAAGCTCACGTGGTTGTTGTGGTTTTGCTCCTAAAAACTTTACAGATTCCGCCAAAACATCGGTCACATAAATTTTTTGACCAGTTTCATTTTCATAGTTGCGAGTTTGTATTCTACCAGTAACACCAATAACTGATCCCTTTTTACAATAATTCGCCGTATTCTCTGCTGTTTTTCTCCATAGTGTACAATTAATAAAATCTGTTTCCACTACTCCATCACTCGTTTTAAAATTTCTTGCTACTGCAAGAGTTACATTGGCAACTGCCTGTCCGTCTGCAGTGTACCTCAAGTCTGGGTCCTTTGTTAATCTACCAACTAAGATTACATTATTAATCATATCTAAAATCCTCCTAATAATATGTTTTCACACGCCCATCTTATAACAATTTAATTGGAAGGTAAAATCGATAAAATTGAAGAAAAAATAGTTAACCTGAATACAAAATTAAAATTTCTCTTAATACAAAATTTAATTTTCTATCGAAAAATTAGTTCAAAATTTAAATTCATTACTTTTTTAAATTTTTTTAAAAAACAATTCTTTTCCACCGCCGTCTAATAGGATTGGACAAATTAGTATGTTATACTTTTTGTAAACGTACGAAATAGAGGAGAGTGTTTCTTTTTGAAAACCTTTAAGCTAGTTTCTCTCGCTATTGTTCAAACCCTAGAAAACTCAAAAGTAATTGAAGAAATTTCATTATTGGACGGGTTAATCATTCATAAGTTAGATGGTGAAAATGGATGGTTAATCGAAGCATTTGTTGATAAAAAGTACAGTGAGCTTTTTCAATCTCTACACGAGAAAAATGAACAAATTCATATCCAAGCCACAATTACTAAAAAAAGTAATGATCCTGCATCACTGTATGCGAAGATTAAATCAATTACTGTAATGGAAGAACATATTAGCATTTTAATGGATGCGAATATTGTAGATAAGCTAGACCTTGCTGAGTTGGTTTTATCTGATTTAGTGGAGGAAGGCTTGGAGGGAGCTGAGCTTTTACAACAGTTTAAGCTTAGATTAAGAGAGAAACGTGGAAGTGCTGCTCCAATCAAGGCTAATACGTAATATAATCATCGAAGCTTAGATTTTAGAGTCTAGGCTTTTTTGAATTCTTCTTCAAAAATAAAGACAGGATCTATTCATCCTGTCTCAAGGCTAAGCTATTATTCTTCGTCATCTTCTCCAGCAGTGTCACCAGGCGTTTCTGTACCTGTACCGGCATCACCATTTGTACCCTCGTTACCAGTGTTACCATTCGTGCCTTCTCCGTTCATGTCTCCTTCTCCAGGAGTTGTACCTTCACCGTTCATATCCTCTTCACCAGTGTCACCAGTCATATCATCCATTTCTTCCTCAACATCGTTTTCTAGCTGATTTTCTTCAGGTGGTGGATCTTGGTCATCAGCTGCACAACCTGATACAAGCATAGCTGCTAATAGAGAGCTCATTAGCATAACAAACCATTTCTTACTCATATGAATTTCTCCTTTCATAAGTTGGATTATATGTTGGACCTTAACACTATTCGGTCTGTGAGTAGCTTTCCCTAAATTTTACTTTTATTACATATTTATTATATTTTTATAAAAATAAAAAAATCGCCCCCATAAGGACGACTTCCCTGAATCTATTCTTTTTTATCACCTAAAGCAAACATAATTTCAGTTTCACAAACGATTTCTCCATCAACCGTCGCGATTCCTCTCCCTTTTCCAATCGGTCCGCGAACTCGAGTCATCTCAACCTCAAGACGAAGTTGGTCTCCTGGCTTCACTTGTTTTTTAAATCGGCAGTTATCAATTCCTGTAAAAAATGCAAGACGCCCACGGTTATCTTCTTGTTTTAACATCGCTACTGCCCCCACCTGAGCAAGTGCCTCAACAATAAGAACACCAGGCATTACAGGATAATCAGGAAAATGGCCATTGAAGAATTCTTCATTACTACTTACATTTTTTAGTCCAACTGCACGTTTTCCTTCTTCTATTTCTAAGATTCGATCAACAAGTAAGAAAGGGTACCTATGTGGAATAATTTCTTTAATTTGAGTGATATCTAACAAAGCAAATACCTCCTTTATGTATATAACAACCATTATAATCGAAAGTTGGACGAGTGTCAGTTTTAGGAGGGTTCTTTTTCAAGGGTAGTATCTTTCTTTTTGAACCTAGCCCGTTCCTTTCCGCTGCAGGCACTTGCTTTCCGCGGGAATTATGAAAAAGCCCAACTGCAGGCTTTTTCAAGGGCGAATTCCCATCGGGGAGGGATTCAAGCCTCCTCGGCGCTTAGCACCTGTGGGGTCTCCAACTTCCCTCACTTCCCGCAGGAGTCAAGTGGCTTCCGCTTCAATCCACTCATCAATTAATTAAAGCTGTAAGCTACAATCTTTACTAAAAGAGCCTACAGAAAAAGAAGCTAGCCCCATGCTACCTTCTTCTATCTATCTCTATTTAGAATCCTTGTTTACAAGGTCAACTACATGTTGCCAAGTAGATTTTTCAAATGCTTCAGAGATTTTTCCCTCTCCAATTACGCCATATCCAACCGCAACTCCTGAAATGACACTAATTGTAACAAGTATTGCTATAAGGACGAGACGAAGCCAAATTGGAATGAGGCGAATTCGAATCTTTCTCATACTTTTCTGTTCTGATTCATTATTCAGTTCCGTTTCCATTTCCTGCAAACGAGCTCGACGATAGCTTTCACGTGATTTTTCACTTTTTTCTTCATGCGGTTTTTCACGTGTATTGTTAAAATCAGTGGCCATTAAAATTCCCCTTCTTATCTGATGCCATTGACAAGACCCATCATTTGGTCAGCAATTGAAATTGTTTTGGCATTGAATTGATATGAACGTTGTGTTACGAGTAGCTCGGACATTTCAGTTGAGATATCTACATTCGACTGTTCTAATGCCCCTTGTTGTATACCGATTTGCTCACCGGCTACTAAGGTTAATACATCATCAATAGTAACATTTAAGTTATCAAGGTTAGGTACTGCAAAGAGGTTATTCCCCTTAGCTTCTAGTAGCTGTGGGCGATTCATTTGGACGACTCCTAAATCAAAAACCTCTTCCCCAGCCTCTGTAGTAACGGAAATCTGACCCGTAGAGGAGATAGAGATACTTTTGGCATTTTCCTCAAAAACAATCGATTCTCCATTTTGATCTAGAACCGGATGACCTTCACTTGTTACTAACCTAACCAAACCCGTTCCTTCTCCTAGTGGTGATAGATATAGAGAACCATCCCTTGTGTATCTTGTGAATTGTTCGCCATTCTCTTCTACTTGGACTTGAAGAAACTGTCCTTCTTTTGTTAGCGCGATATCAAGTGGTCTGTCTGTGGAAACAATTGTTCCAACCGTAAAAACAGCATTTGTATGCCCTAATCTAGCCCCGACTCCTTGTCTTATTCCATCAGGGGTAAGTCTACCAACATCATTGCCTTGAGTTGGCTGGTTATTAAATTGTTGATATAATAACTCACTGAAATTAACTTCACGTTTTTTATAACCAGTCGTGTTTACATTAGCCATATTATGACCAATGGTATCCATCTGCTTTTGAAGTTGATTCATTGTATTCGTAGCAGTGATCATTGAACGATTCATTTATTTATCCCCCTGATAAAACAAATACAATTAACGTAGACGTCCGATTTCGTTAACTGCCTTTTCTAAACTTCGATCGTATGCCTGTAAAATTTTCTGGTTTGCTTCAAAAGCACGGTATGCCATCATCAAGTCAGTCATCGTTTGTGAAACGTCCACATTTGAACGTTCTACGAAACCTTGAGATAAGCTATAGCTAATTTCTGGATTATTTACAGCACTTGGTAAATCAGCACCTTCAACCCCAAATAGACCATTTCCCTCTTTCACCAGATCATTCGCATTTTCCGCAAAGGCAATATTTAATTGGGCAATCTCCTGATTACCATCCATAATCGTTCCATTGGAGGTAACTTGGAATTCAGCACTTTGAATCTGAATACGATTACCTTCATTATCTAGAACAAAATAGCCTTCATTTGTCGTTAAAAATCCTGCAGCATCTTGAGTGAAATTACCATTTCTCGTATATCTTAATTCACCATTAGGATTTTCAACTGAGAAAAGCAAAGTTCCATTTTCAGGAATATTCCCGTCCACAAGGGCAATATCTGTTGCTCTACCTGTTTCGCGAATATCTCCTTGTTTAAATAACGCAGTGGCATCCTGAATATACACTCCAGTATTCAAACTGCCAATCTTTGTAGATTTTGTAATATTTTTACCGTTTCCGAGCGGCGTCTTACCCGACTCTAAGCTATGTATTAGCATTTCAGGAAATGAGCGAAGTGAAGACTGGTCAGCCTTAAATCCTGGTGTATTTGAATTTGCCATGTTATTTGATAAAATCTCGGTACGGCGTTGTTGCGTTAACATACCAGACGCTGCACTATATAAGCCTCTTAACATACATCTCACCCCATCAATTTCACTTTTATAAATAGCTTGTCCTTCTAACATTATAGTGGATTTCCCATGTTTAGTAGACAGGAAAATATCACCTAACTTTTAAACTTGTCCATTTTTTTACATGAATTTTGATTTTGGAAGGCGGTCTAAGCTTTCAAGCATCATACCAGTACCTACTGCTACGCATTCCATTGGGTTCTCAGCAATCAAGACTGGAACTCTTAACTCATCAGCTAAAAGCTGATCGATACCGTGTAACAGTGCTCCGCCACCCGTTAATATGACTCCTCGATCAATAATATCAGCAGAAAGCTCAGGTGGTGTACGTTCTAATACACTTTTTGAAGCTTGTACAATCATATAAACAGATTCACGTAAAGCTTTTTCAATCTCTTCTGATCCAACTGTAATTGTTCTTGGAAGCCCAGTTACCATATCACGTCCACGGATATCGATTTCTTCCTGACGCGCACCAGGGAATACAGTTGCAACTTTAATCTTAATATCTTCTGCCGTTCTTTCTCCGATAAGAAGCTTGTATTCACGCTTAATGTAGTTTAAGATTTCTTGATCAAACTTGTCCCCTGCCATTTTAATGGAAGAGGCGGTGACTATATCGCCCATTGATAACACGGCAACATCTGTCGTTCCACCGCCTATGTCCACCACCATATTACCACTTGGTTGGAAGATATCCATTCCAGCTCCAATTGCTGCAACTTTAGGCTCCTCCTCAAGATAAATCTTTTTCCCACCACTTTTTTCAGCCGCTTCCTTAATTGCCTTTTGCTCAACAGATGTAATATTTGTTGGGCAGCAAATCAGAATACGAGGCTTTGAAAGAAAGCCTTTCACATTAAGCTTATTGATGAAATACTTTAGCATTGCTTCTGTCACATCAAAATCGGCAATAACCCCGTCTTTTAATGGTCGAATCGCAACTATATTCCCTGGAGTACGTCCAACCATTCGTCTAGCTTCTTCACCAACTGCTAGTACTTTACCTGTGTTTTTATCAATTGCAACTACAGATGGTTCATTTAAAACAATTCCTTTTCCCTTTACATGGATAAGAACATTTGCCGTGCCAAGATCTATTCCAATATCCCTTGCTAACATGCTCTAAATTTCCTCCTTGCAACTAATGGCCGAGACCATATTTTCCTAATAATATATTTTATCATATATTATAATGGAAAGTGGAATTTTGTAAAAAAAGATACAAAAATGTTGTTAGTTATTGTCGATGTTGCAAGAAAAATTTAGAGTTACAGTTCTTTAGCAAATATTATTAGGTAAACTACTTGTTAAATTGTTTGTTTAATTTACTGGCTCTTCTTGTAGTTCTTCGTCTTTCTTATACTTAAGTTTTGTAGCCTCTCCACCGCGTAAATGCCTGATTGATTTATGGTAATCAAGGATTTCCTTAACTTCGTTTGCAAGCTCAGGATTGATATCTGGAAGCCTCTCAGTTAGATCCTTATGGACAGTA
This window contains:
- a CDS encoding GAF domain-containing sensor histidine kinase; amino-acid sequence: MSHPNRRNVVKQKMTLQNREKLSKLYMTAVSIVGWLIIITSLFTFEKPRDILVFILLTVFLAVCEYYPMPVWKGFSSIVFPFVYVLYILFGLSNTIVVFALAVLVVNIAQRRPLRTISFNPAQFVLSFLIAERIVYYMQIPFLQQTTITSHIAEYFLLLSLFYLFNNIFVDIVLLVRPQPYPFSVWKQKTLMELNSATISLVYGSLLFFLGSQNRGEIDVASYFFFFSPLVGLSLLSSVIVRLKNEKKRLDALFSITSELNRLLPTKEWAAVLKNSIHDFIKVEGSVLWVKEDGMWKRRMEDGPVSKEHTPSAELLYIYENMKKPSIYNDRRKADGRIGECFTSEIKAIVYSPLVIENETVGMFVLGRSRVKSFEENDIRSIATLSNQLAAVIKTRMLFNEKEKRILLEERNRIARDIHDGVAQTMAGAVMKLETSQRKFTKHPDEAIKLVGDSVSKLRSCLKEVRESIYALRPYPTERVGLITAITKRIESIKTEFQQEIQFEIRGEEVQLSSMVEKVLFDTCNESLQNCIKHAEATKIDILLSYQTEHILLKIKDNGKGFSLFQAMIKAQDQPHFGILQMNDASDKINATLQIDSKEGAGTEVTITVPKMGLEGGYIHDQASVSG
- a CDS encoding SWIM zinc finger family protein; its protein translation is MLQNEVSKEQIEHFAEKLQSLYKYDNEVDRALIKKGLVLYRQGSVYNVNLVGNEIVGRVQDVTPVDVTLDLDFLEMSSCTCPTGGFCRHQFAVFFSAVSGSGIGVGKLLDEWKAGGKNKKPTLADIPIMKARDLKPFEEASLEGWSAFFDSEYKKFVGDRSESDYYFISSIYHRYFSTLKSKAPQGKQHRRLFIIYAGLAGIQKIIEILPKLKLTNYQFDSTVKPYVQNFVDAVIDNAYELQAVTISFSLEPLLEEMQEKIRDGLLENTWFQYERFHLYRMLWGTIFNRKKWVERETEVLLQMKEENGWSGGMAMALAHLSFLSKRDQEAIEYLELLDTPAIYYTFWWINELSEEEQWGRLQPWLNYANEHFETFIQGLHSYESRRHMTRTFLKMITDYASEFDESFYLNMMKKLMPYSYIEFTTYLFEEKNYHGWVELQLAVGYEIEEHDKYILKIIEDTDRQALLPLYHQAVSKALKQKNRPSYKRAIRYLRKLRTYYRKLKQEEAWEDYITKLSVKTKRLRAFQEELLNAKFISS
- a CDS encoding DEAD/DEAH box helicase; the protein is MLEIGLMILDAEWVPEKGFYVWCTDKDNHTVELDSWRDRVFSRHKASFYGTFLEETSIGKHEAVLLSPWLALDFFANALDRSLLTIESSGKVQEYMLAAKPLHEVLESGDFIPDFSQWREGAFGWKTDGEFDEFSTKWLSSSLIDWTREDSGLREAWAEVAEAFPLVTSTETDSFVDEQNWLELIGWKKDETPFQVILRIDEPEVDNGNWKLETILQNKTDSDDQMVWDGVMPRRWEAYADRVERDHELWGKIVPSLKGRYEGIAGEITELEAWDFLMEDSQRLINAGVEIQLPAWWQAIKEAQMAVKAKVKTSASTSGRQSFVGLKSIIDFDWRFSTNGVELSEDEFMQLVDQKRRLINIRGKWIKLDPEFMKQVQSILQKANKEGLHFRDVLEQELLRGEDGTAEGFEDDNRAFAKIEIQLNRHLSNMIKQLTEITELPKVEVPASFKGELRPYQQHGVEWLLFLRRFGFGACLADDMGLGKTIQMIAYFLTVKEQNDQSKPALIICPTSVLGNWQKELEKFGPTLKVHLHYGPNRRKGDDFKAAVKGADVVLTSYGLSHLDFEELSEHEWSTVCLDEAQNIKNAHTKQSRSIRKLHGEHHIALTGTPMENRLTELWSIYDFTNAGYLGSLGQFQKRYVAPIEKDRDTEKIEQVQRLIRPFLLRRTKLDKEVALNLPEKLEQKEYCPLTVEQASLYEQLVKDTFEQVEQLAGMQRKGLILKMLSKLKQVCDHPALYLKEGQPKDILGRSSKMEKLSELVANIREQNESCLIFTQYIFMGEMIREELQKQFGESVLFLNGSVPKAQRDAMIEDFQDGKHSILILSLKAGGTGLNLTAANHVIHYDRWWNPAVENQATDRAYRIGQSRFVHVHKFISTGTLEEKIDDMLEQKQSLNDQIIQSESWITELSTTELKDLFTLR
- the ssb gene encoding single-stranded DNA-binding protein, whose protein sequence is MINNVILVGRLTKDPDLRYTADGQAVANVTLAVARNFKTSDGVVETDFINCTLWRKTAENTANYCKKGSVIGVTGRIQTRNYENETGQKIYVTDVLAESVKFLGAKPQQPRELVEN